One window from the genome of Cherax quadricarinatus isolate ZL_2023a chromosome 14, ASM3850222v1, whole genome shotgun sequence encodes:
- the LOC128695862 gene encoding uncharacterized protein: MRMAAAAAVVLVLLLNTVSAQSFAGCRVCQDKCVSVSRADGSCPVCVCGRVALPDCAANATMECAPGCTVSPGPDGCGGCDCPPPEPAVCPALAPCPSDCQTILDDNGCPGCVCTSARVSCPTPTCHDGCTEEVGDDGCRRCRCDGPGTCPAMPECLRGCIDRDDNSGCFFCNCTLPPSNSADPSVRAPTSLGAHTTPFGFGPFVKSPAVGFPSPERPSRVSGTQVSRKPRCRSGSRLRCPLGCKIAIGPEGCRECYCGDDAYLCPGVPRCVNRCLFLSPEDRCCRCQCSQQSGGSIFGVNIEGNPSFPSFTHFGSFGHSRRNHPTTVHTGFPGLPFFPYLNSKSDIIIEIDPSTSTRMASPNQHYPASTRSNARPNNALAAPTNRRAGSNDPLALAANPVSKDTEATLKDPAVSRADPPNQPTSPVKSPTDSSVAPADPSNPPTDRTNPKTDPANSPLDPANPQTDPANPPTDPENPPTDPTNPPTDPTDPSTDPANSPLDPANPPTDPANPPTDPENPPTDPANPPTDPVNLPTDPATPPTEPANPQTDPANPPTDPENPPTDPANPPTDPANPPTDPATPRTDPENPPTDPANPPTDPAIPPTDPTNPPTDPENPPTDPPNPPTDPANPPTDPANPPTDPTNPQTDPANPPTDLANPPTDPANPPTDLANPPTDPNNPPTDPANPPTNPENPPTDPDNPPTDPENPPTDPANPPTDPENPPTDPANSPTDPENPPTDPENPPTDPENPPTDPVNPPTDPVNPPTDPADSPTDLANPPVDPENPPIDPAGAVRDVTDSPSTETEVPLPTLTQQQLRQILPLLQKLQQVLPLD, encoded by the exons ATGAGgatggcagcggcggcagcggtggtgctggtgttgctgctgaacACAGTCTCAGCTCAAAGCTTTGCAG GATGTCGGGTGTGCCAGGACAAGTGCGTGTCGGTATCACGCGCAGACGGATcatgcccagtgtgtgtgtgtggcagggtggCACTGCCTGACTGTGCCGCCAACGCCACAATGGAATGCGCACCAGGCTGCACTGTGAGTCCAGGACCTGATGGCTGTGGTGGCTGTGATTGTCCTCCTCCTGAACCCGCGGTGTGCCCCGCCCTCGCTCCCTGCCCCTCAGACTGTCAGACAATCTTGGATGATAATGGATGCCCCGGGTGTGTATGCACCTCCGCGCGAGTCTCTTGTCCCACCCCCACCTGTCACGATGGATGCACCGAGGAAGTTGGGGACGACGGGTGCCGCCGGTGCCGCTGTGACGGCCCTGGGACCTGTCCTGCCATGCCCGAGTGTCTTCGAGGATGTATTGACAGAGACGATAACAGCGGCTGCTTTTTTTGCAATTGTACTCTCCCTCCATCAAATTCAGCTGATCCTTCAGTACGTGCACCAACGTCCTTGGGAGCTCATACAACACCATTTGGATTTGGACCCTTTGTAAAGTCTCCTGCTGTAGGATTTCCATCACCTGAGCGGCCTTCGAGGGTTTCTGGAACTCAAGTCAGCCGCAAGCCCAGGTGTCGCAGCGGGTCACGTTTGCGGTGTCCTCTAGGCTGCAAAATAGCTATTGGTCCCGAGGGCTGCCGCGAGTGTTACTGTGGGGATGATGCTTACCTATGCCCTGGTGTGCCCAGATGTGTCAACCGCTGTCTATTCCTCAGCCCAGAAGACAGATGCTGCCGATGTCAATGTTCCCAACAATCTGGAGGTTCCATCTTCGGGGTTAACATTGAGGGTAATCCCTCCTTTCCTTCATTCACGCATTTCGGATCGTTTGGACACAGTAGACGGAACCATCCTACCACTGTACACACTGGATTTCCGGGACTTCCATTTTTTCCATACCTAAATTCCAAAAGCGATATAATCATTGAAATTGACCCATCTACTTCCACCAGGATGGCTTCGCCAAATCAACATTACCCTGCATCAACACGCTCTAATGCAAGGCCTAATAACGCTCTCGCTGCACCAACAAATCGTAGAGCAGGATCAAATGATCCTCTTGCTTTGGCAGCAAATCCTGTTTCAAAGGACACCGAAGCTACATTAAAAGATCCTGCTGTATCACGAGCAGATCCCCCAAATCAGCCAACAAGTCCTGTCAAATCTCCAACAGACTCTTCTGTTGCCCCAGCAGATCCTTCTAATCCACCAACAGATCGTACTAATCCAAAAACAGATCCTGCTAATTCACCACTAGATCCTGCTAACCCACAAACAGATCCTGCTAATCCACCAACAGATCCTGAAAATCCACCTACGGATCCTACTAATCCACCAACAGATCCTACTGATCCATCAACAGATCCTGCTAATTCACCACTAGATCCTGCTAATCCGCCAACAGATCCTGCTAATCCACCAACAGATCCTGAAAATCCGCCAACAGATCCTGCTAATCCACCAACAGATCCTGTTAATCTGCCAACAGATCCTGCTACTCCGCCAACAGAGCCTGCCAATCCACAAACAGATCCTGCTAATCCACCAACAGATCCTGAAAATCCACCAACAGATCCTGCTAATCCACCAACAGATCCTGCTAATCCTCCAACGGATCCTGCTACTCCACGAACAGATCCTGAAAATCCACCAACAGATCCTGCTAATCCACCAACAGATCCTGCTATTCCGCCAACAGATCCTACTAATCCACCAACAGATCCTGAAAATCCACCAACAGATCCTCCTAATCCACCAACAGATCCTGCTAATCCGCCAACAGATCCTGCTAATCCGCCAACAGATCCTACTAATCCACAAACAGATCCTGCTAATCCACCAACAGATCTTGCTAATCCGCCAACAGATCCTGCTAATCCACCAACAGATCTTGCTAATCCGCCAACAGATCCTAATAATCCACCAACAGATCCTGCTAATCCACCAACAAATCCTGAAAATCCACCAACAGATCCTGATAATCCACCAACAGATCCTGAAAATCCACCAACAGATCCTGCTAATCCACCAACAGATCCTGAAAATCCACCAACAGATCCTGCTAATTCGCCAACAGATCCTGAAAATCCACCAACAGATCCTGAAAATCCACCAACAGATCCTGAAAATCCACCAACAGATCCTGTTAATCCACCAACAGATCCTGTTAATCCACCAACAGATCCTGCTGATTCACCAACAGATCTTGCTAATCCACCCGTAGATCCTGAAAATCCACCAATAGATCCTGCCGGTGCAGTAAGAGATGTCACTGACTCACCATCAACAGAAACAGAAGTACCTCTACCAACACTTACGCAACAACAGCTAAGACAGATCCTGCCGTTGCTACAAAAGTTACAGCAGGTCCTGCCTCTGGACTAA